The genomic stretch AAGACCTCTTGGCCGGCGGCCAGCAGCTTCTGCCGCCACACCTGGTTGAAGAACGTGACGGTGACCCGCGAGCGGCCGTCGGTGATGACGACGTCGAGCTTGTGCAGCTTGGGACGCAGCTGCCGCCCGCTGACCGATGCGATCGTGGCCTGCACGGTCACCATCTCGCCCGGGACGAGGCGGCTCAGGTCGGTGAGCTCGCCCCGCTCGTAGTAGCGGCGCGGGTAGTGGCGCAGCAGGTCCTCGACGGTGGCAACCCCGAGCGCGTCGAGCTGCTTGGCCGTCTTGTCGCCGACGACGGTCTTCGCCGGGGCGGAGAGCGACACCACCGGGTCACTCCACCCCGATGAGCAGCGGGTAGCGCGACTGCCCGCCCTCGTAGACGACGGTGTCGACCTCCGGACGGGCCGACCGCACCCGGCGGGCCACCGCGTCGGCCAGGTCGGCGTCGGCGTCGGCGCCCCGCACCAGGGTCACGAGCTCGCCGCCAGAGCCCAGCATCCGGCCGACCACGGTGCCCGCGACCTCGACCAGGTCGTCGCCGATGACGGCGAAGTCGCCGTCGACGATGCCCAGCACGTCGCCGGGCTTGCAGACCCCGCCCGTCGTCACCGCGGCGCGCGCGGCCACGGTCACGCCGCCGTGCCGGCAGTGCCCGGCCGCCGCGGTCATCGCGACGACGTCGTCCTCGAAGCGCCGGGACTCGTCGTGCACCGCGAGCGCGGCGATCGCCTGCACGCTGGCGCGGGTGGGAATAACGGCGACCCGCAGACCCTCGTCGCGTGCCTTGGCCGCGGCGGCCTCGGCCACGGCGAGGCTGTCGGCGTCGTTGGGCAGCACCACCAGGTCGCGCGCCTTGGCCTGCCGCAGCCCGGTGAGCAGCTCGGCGGTGGACGCCCGGCGCCCCGGGCCGCCGACCACGACCGTCGCGCCGGCCGCCTCGAAGAGCGCCGCCAGCCCGTCGCCGGCGACCACGGACACCACGCCGCGGCTGGCCGGGTGCAGCCCGGCGACCGACGCCCGTGCCGCGTCCCGGAAGTGGGTCACCCGGATCCGGTGCGGACGCCCCGCCTCGACACCGGCCTCGACCGCGGCGCCCACGTCGTCGACGTGGACGTGGACGTTCCAGGTCGGCTCCGCCCCGACCACGAGGAGCGAGTCGCCCAGCGGCTCGAGTGCGGCGCGCAGCGCCCGGATCGCGTCGGCCGGTGCGTCGAGGAGGTACATCACCTCGTAGGTGGGGCCGTGCGCATCCGGGTCCTCCACGTCCAGCCCGCTGCGCGGCCGGGCCGCCTCCACCTCGTGCGCCGGCACCGTCGTGTCCACGACCGCCGGCACGGCGCCGGTCACGGCGGTCGCCAGCGCGTCGAGCACCACGCAGACCCCGCGGCCGCCGGCGTCGACGACCCCGGCCCGGGCGAGGACGTCGAGCTGCTCGGGGGTGCGGCGCAGGGCCTCCCGTGCCCCGTCGGCGGCGGCGGTGACGATGCGCCCGAGGTCGGCGGCGGGTTCGGCGGCGGCCGCGGCCCGCTCGGCCTCCTCGGCCGCCACCCGCGCGACCGTGAGCATCGTGCCCTCGACCGGCCTGGCCACGGCGTCGTACGCCGCGCGGGCGCCGACGGCCAGGGCCGCCGCCAGCTCGGCCGGCCCGACCTCCGAGGCCTGGCCGACACCGTCGGCCAGGCCGCGCAGCAGCTGGGACAGGATGACGCCGGAGTTGCCGCGAGCTCCCATCAGCGCGCCCTGGGCCAGCGCACCGAGCACCGCCGCCGGCCCGGGCACGCCGTCCGGGCGGTCCGGGTCGCGCGGCCGCTCTGCGTCGCCCGGACGGTCCGCGTCGTCCGGGGCGGCCAGGGCGTCGACCGCCGCCACGAAGGTCAGGTGCAGGTTGGTGCCGGTGTCA from Actinomycetes bacterium encodes the following:
- a CDS encoding DAK2 domain-containing protein, which gives rise to MSSLASLDAKALARWATYARDALGEARAEIDELNVYPVPDGDTGTNLHLTFVAAVDALAAPDDADRPGDAERPRDPDRPDGVPGPAAVLGALAQGALMGARGNSGVILSQLLRGLADGVGQASEVGPAELAAALAVGARAAYDAVARPVEGTMLTVARVAAEEAERAAAAAEPAADLGRIVTAAADGAREALRRTPEQLDVLARAGVVDAGGRGVCVVLDALATAVTGAVPAVVDTTVPAHEVEAARPRSGLDVEDPDAHGPTYEVMYLLDAPADAIRALRAALEPLGDSLLVVGAEPTWNVHVHVDDVGAAVEAGVEAGRPHRIRVTHFRDAARASVAGLHPASRGVVSVVAGDGLAALFEAAGATVVVGGPGRRASTAELLTGLRQAKARDLVVLPNDADSLAVAEAAAAKARDEGLRVAVIPTRASVQAIAALAVHDESRRFEDDVVAMTAAAGHCRHGGVTVAARAAVTTGGVCKPGDVLGIVDGDFAVIGDDLVEVAGTVVGRMLGSGGELVTLVRGADADADLADAVARRVRSARPEVDTVVYEGGQSRYPLLIGVE